The Candidatus Binatia bacterium region TGACCGGCCGTTCGATCAGGAAGGGGAGCGGCGCGACCCGTGGTGGGGCGACCCGAGCTTCCGCACGATCCCGCTGGGGACCACGGAGCGCGACATCAAGGTGTATCACCTCCACATCGATCCCCGCTTCGGCGAGGCCGACCTGGACGTGGTGCTGCCGATGCGCCGGCTGGCGGAGCTCGCTTCGAAGGGTTTCGTCGGACGGGCGGCGCCGACGCACTATTCGATGATGGGCTACATCCTGGACCCGACGGAACTGCTCGTGACCACGGCGCCGGCCATCGCCGGGCGCATGCGCGCCGAGGGCGTGGATGCGGCGGCGCTGGTGCCCGCCTGACCCTTCTGCTGCCGGTCCGTCGGACTGGTCCAGCGGGTCCTGGAAGCCAGCGGCATCGCGACGGTGATTCTCTCGTGGATCCCGGAGCTGACCCGCGCGGTCGGCGTGCCGCGGATCGCGGGCATCAGCTATCCGCCGGGAAGGACGCTCGGGGCCGTGGGCGACGCGGACGGCCAGCGCGCCGTGCTGCGGGCTACATTGGAGTTCCTGGAGCGCGCCACCGGGCCGGACGCGTACGTGGAGCTGCCCTTCGAATGGCCGGAGTCGCCGCTTCGCGCCCGGGCCGCTTCCAAGGATGTACCGCCGCCCCCGATCGTCGAGCTCCTGAAGCGAAAACCCTGGCTGGTGACGAACCTCTACACCGGCCGCATTCCCGACTGACCTGACCGCGTGATACTTCCCCCGCTCATCCGTATCATGTCATGCCATGGCGAACGGTAACGCGACTGCGGCGCGCCTCTGGCTCTGGGTGCAGAAGGCGCGCGCAACCGACTGGGACGCTTCGTTCTCGGAGCAGCTGCCGAGGATCTACAACTTCTTCCGCTACCGCGTCGGGCCCGGCCCGCTGGCGGAGGACCTGACCGCCGCCACGTTCGAGAAGGCCTGGAGCGCGAGGGAGCGCTACCGCCGCGACCGGGCCGCATTCGGAACCTGGCTGTTCGCCGTGGCCCGGAACGTCGCCGTCGATCACTTCCGGAGCGCGCGAGCGTTGGTTCCGCTCGACGAGGCCGCGGAGATCCCCGCCGGCCCCACGCCCGAGGAGATCGCCGAGCGCCGCTCCGACGAGGACCGGCTGGGGCGCCTTCTGGAGCGGCGCCCGGAGCGCGAGCGGGAGCTGCTCGCGCTCAAGTACGGATCCGAGTGCACGAATCGGGAAATCGCCCGCATGACGGGCCTCAGCGAATCGAACGTCGGAACCATCCTGCACCGTGCGGTGCAGGCACTGCGCGCCGACTGGGACGAAGGAGCCTGACGATGGACGATCGGATGCTTCACGAATATCGCCGCGATCCCGATCCGCGCTTTGCTCGGGATCTGCGCGAGCG contains the following coding sequences:
- a CDS encoding sigma-70 family RNA polymerase sigma factor, with the protein product MANGNATAARLWLWVQKARATDWDASFSEQLPRIYNFFRYRVGPGPLAEDLTAATFEKAWSARERYRRDRAAFGTWLFAVARNVAVDHFRSARALVPLDEAAEIPAGPTPEEIAERRSDEDRLGRLLERRPERERELLALKYGSECTNREIARMTGLSESNVGTILHRAVQALRADWDEGA
- a CDS encoding glycine/sarcosine/betaine reductase selenoprotein B family protein is translated as MPIDSYRFLDFASKQVMKAWASREKPGSIPFTPLSKPLGECTVALVTSAAVARNDDRPFDQEGERRDPWWGDPSFRTIPLGTTERDIKVYHLHIDPRFGEADLDVVLPMRRLAELASKGFVGRAAPTHYSMMGYILDPTELLVTTAPAIAGRMRAEGVDAAALVPA